A genomic stretch from Polyangium spumosum includes:
- a CDS encoding S9 family peptidase, with translation MSPSEIDAPLAQAAQGTLAAEEVARHPLPGMAIPDQVAFSPDDRLITYLRSPERSLVRQLFVFDPATGEEKLFVSPPDGGTTEENVSLAEALRRERLRQREIGVTTYTWATRASRVLVPIKGELYVQDGPGAPLRKLVAAGGAPILDPQLSPDGAAVAFVRDAELHVVDARGGEPRQITSGARGTGKTHGLAEFVAQEEMSRHHGYWWSTDGKWLAFTEVDETHIPIYRIVHQGKAQVGAEAEEDHHYPFAGRENARVRLGVVSASGGEPVWMDTSYGEEVYLARVHWLSGGRLAAELQNRAQTWLELVVFDLATGARRRLLREETSVWINLHDLLRPLADGGFVWASERTGYRHLYRYDRDGNLVAALTSGAWMVDDVRGVDEKNGIVYFTATAADPRESHLHAVPLGGGEMRRITTEPGIHAVTCDHACKRFVDVYHATNRPPTVKLRSIEDGAVLATIHDETDPRIEALGLTPPELVSLTSRDGETLYGALYRPPAHFGKGPFPTIVYVYGGPHVQLVTNGWNMTVTMRPQWLRSLGYLVFMLDNRGSARRGLSFEGAIKHRMGSVEVDDQVDGVRFLVANGLADPARVGVYGWSYGGYMAAMCLARAPETFKVAVSGAPVTHWDGYDTHYTERYMGTPSENPRGYEESSVMRHVEGIRGKLMLVHGLIDENVHFRHTARLVNAMIGARKPYDLLLFPDERHMPRRPADRIYMEELIRDYFVRNL, from the coding sequence ATGTCCCCTTCTGAAATCGACGCCCCGCTGGCCCAGGCCGCCCAGGGCACGCTCGCCGCGGAAGAGGTCGCCCGCCACCCGCTGCCTGGCATGGCGATCCCCGATCAGGTGGCGTTCAGCCCCGACGATCGCCTGATCACCTACCTCCGGAGCCCCGAGCGCAGCCTCGTGCGGCAGCTCTTCGTCTTCGATCCGGCGACGGGAGAGGAGAAGCTCTTCGTCTCGCCGCCCGACGGCGGCACCACGGAGGAGAACGTCTCGCTCGCGGAGGCGCTGCGGCGCGAGCGGCTGCGCCAGCGGGAGATCGGCGTCACCACGTACACCTGGGCCACGCGGGCGAGCCGCGTGCTCGTGCCCATCAAAGGCGAGCTTTACGTGCAAGACGGGCCCGGCGCCCCGCTTCGCAAGCTCGTCGCGGCCGGCGGCGCGCCGATCCTCGACCCGCAGCTCTCGCCCGACGGCGCGGCGGTCGCGTTCGTCCGCGACGCGGAGCTCCACGTGGTCGACGCGCGGGGCGGCGAGCCGCGGCAGATCACCTCGGGCGCGCGGGGCACGGGCAAGACGCACGGCCTCGCCGAATTCGTCGCGCAGGAGGAGATGTCGCGGCACCACGGGTACTGGTGGTCGACCGACGGGAAATGGCTCGCGTTCACCGAGGTCGACGAGACCCATATCCCCATTTATCGTATCGTCCACCAGGGCAAGGCCCAGGTCGGCGCCGAGGCGGAGGAGGACCACCATTACCCCTTCGCGGGCCGGGAGAACGCCCGCGTGCGCCTCGGCGTCGTCTCCGCGTCGGGCGGCGAGCCCGTCTGGATGGATACCTCGTACGGCGAGGAGGTGTACCTCGCCCGCGTCCATTGGCTCTCGGGCGGCAGGCTCGCGGCCGAGCTCCAGAATCGGGCCCAGACCTGGCTCGAGCTCGTGGTCTTCGACCTCGCGACGGGCGCGCGCAGGCGCCTCTTGCGCGAGGAGACGAGCGTCTGGATCAACCTGCACGACCTCCTGCGCCCGCTCGCGGACGGCGGCTTTGTATGGGCCTCGGAGCGGACGGGGTACCGGCACCTGTATCGATACGACCGCGACGGGAACCTCGTCGCCGCGCTGACGAGCGGGGCGTGGATGGTCGACGACGTCCGCGGCGTCGACGAGAAGAACGGGATCGTCTATTTCACGGCCACGGCCGCGGACCCGCGCGAGAGCCACCTCCATGCCGTGCCCCTCGGCGGCGGCGAGATGCGGCGCATCACCACCGAGCCTGGGATCCACGCGGTCACCTGCGATCATGCGTGCAAGCGATTCGTCGACGTGTATCACGCGACAAACCGCCCCCCCACGGTGAAGCTCCGGTCGATCGAGGACGGGGCCGTGCTCGCCACGATTCACGACGAGACGGATCCTCGTATCGAGGCGCTCGGGCTCACGCCGCCCGAGCTCGTCTCCCTCACCTCGCGTGACGGCGAGACGCTCTACGGCGCGCTCTATCGCCCCCCGGCGCATTTCGGCAAGGGGCCCTTCCCGACGATCGTCTACGTGTATGGCGGTCCGCACGTACAGCTCGTGACGAACGGCTGGAACATGACCGTCACCATGCGCCCGCAATGGCTGCGCAGCCTCGGGTATCTCGTGTTCATGCTCGACAACCGCGGCAGCGCGCGGCGCGGGCTCTCCTTCGAGGGCGCGATCAAGCACCGCATGGGCTCGGTCGAGGTCGACGATCAGGTCGATGGCGTGCGCTTCCTCGTCGCGAACGGGCTCGCGGATCCGGCGCGCGTCGGCGTGTATGGCTGGAGCTACGGCGGCTACATGGCCGCGATGTGCCTCGCGCGCGCGCCCGAGACCTTCAAGGTCGCCGTCTCCGGCGCGCCCGTCACGCACTGGGACGGCTACGACACCCATTACACCGAGCGTTACATGGGCACGCCGTCCGAGAACCCGCGCGGCTACGAGGAGAGCAGCGTGATGCGCCACGTCGAGGGCATCCGCGGCAAGCTCATGCTCGTGCACGGCCTCATCGACGAGAATGTTCATTTCCGACACACGGCGCGCCTCGTCAACGCCATGATCGGCGCCCGCAAGCCCTACGACCTCCTGCTCTTCCCCGACGAGCGCCACATGCCCCGCAGGCCCGCCGATCGGATCTACATGGAAGAGCTCATCCGCGACTACTTCGTTCGCAACCTCTGA